One Pseudomonas abieticivorans genomic region harbors:
- the plsX gene encoding phosphate acyltransferase PlsX, translated as MSAQSIAIDAMGGDFGPRSIVQASLACLSATPSLHLTLVGHPILLEELIAGHSGVDRARLQIAAASEVIGMDERPSQALRGKPDSSMRVALQLLRDGQVQACVSAGNTGALMALSRYVLKTLPGIDRPAMVAAIPTQAGYCQLLDLGANVDCSAEHLYQFAVMGSVAAQALGVLRPRVALLNVGTEDIKGNQQVKLAASLLQGARGLNYIGFIEGDGLYRGEADVVVCDGFVGNILLKSSEGLATMIAARIETLFKSSLASRLVGAMAMPLLKRLQDDLAPARHNGASFLGLQGIVVKSHGSAGVQGFQSAIQRALIEIQENLPQRLHGRLEDLLL; from the coding sequence TTGTCCGCTCAATCGATTGCGATTGACGCAATGGGCGGGGACTTCGGTCCCCGCAGCATTGTCCAGGCCAGCCTTGCCTGCCTGTCTGCCACACCCTCGCTGCACCTGACCCTCGTCGGTCACCCTATCCTCCTTGAAGAATTGATTGCCGGGCATTCCGGTGTCGATCGCGCGCGCCTGCAGATTGCTGCGGCCAGCGAAGTCATTGGCATGGACGAGCGGCCCTCCCAGGCGCTGCGTGGCAAGCCGGATTCTTCGATGCGGGTGGCGTTGCAGTTGTTGCGCGATGGCCAGGTGCAAGCCTGTGTCAGCGCCGGCAATACCGGGGCGCTGATGGCGTTGTCGCGTTATGTGCTCAAAACCCTCCCAGGCATCGACCGCCCGGCGATGGTGGCTGCCATCCCCACGCAGGCCGGCTATTGCCAGTTGCTGGATTTGGGCGCCAACGTCGATTGCAGTGCCGAGCACCTGTACCAGTTCGCCGTGATGGGCTCGGTGGCCGCCCAGGCGCTGGGCGTGCTGCGCCCGCGCGTGGCGCTGCTCAACGTGGGCACCGAAGACATCAAGGGCAACCAGCAGGTCAAGCTGGCCGCCAGCTTGTTGCAGGGCGCGCGCGGCCTTAATTACATCGGGTTCATCGAGGGCGATGGCCTGTATCGCGGTGAAGCCGACGTGGTGGTATGCGACGGTTTCGTCGGCAATATCCTGCTCAAGTCCAGCGAGGGCCTGGCGACCATGATCGCCGCGCGCATTGAAACCCTATTCAAGAGCAGCCTGGCTTCGCGCCTGGTGGGTGCGATGGCGATGCCGTTGCTCAAGCGCCTGCAGGACGACCTGGCGCCGGCGCGTCACAATGGCGCAAGCTTTCTCGGGTTGCAGGGTATCGTCGTCAAAAGCCATGGCTCTGCTGGGGTTCAGGGCTTTCAGAGTGCGATTCAGCGCGCTTTGATCGAGATTCAGGAAAACCTTCCGCAGCGCCTGCATGGGCGTCTGGAAGACTTGTTGCTTTAG
- a CDS encoding Maf family protein — translation MLPLHLASSSPYRRELLARLRLPFTCSSPDIDESRQPDEPAEKLVRRLAEEKARALAGSHPAHLIIGSDQVAVLGEQILGKPHTFDNACAQLLEASGTQVTFLTGLALLNSATGECQVDCIPFTVQMRELSLATIQRYLQAEQPYDCAGSFKAEGLGVSLFQSTHGPDATSLVGLPLIRLVDMLIQEGVAVP, via the coding sequence ATGCTGCCCTTGCACCTCGCTTCCAGCTCCCCCTACCGCCGCGAATTACTCGCGCGCCTGCGCTTGCCGTTCACCTGCAGCTCGCCGGATATCGACGAAAGCCGGCAACCCGACGAGCCCGCGGAAAAACTGGTGCGGCGCCTGGCCGAAGAGAAAGCCCGAGCCCTGGCGGGCAGCCATCCGGCACATCTTATCATTGGCTCAGACCAGGTCGCCGTATTGGGCGAGCAAATTCTTGGCAAGCCGCACACTTTCGACAACGCCTGCGCGCAACTGCTGGAGGCCAGCGGCACGCAGGTGACCTTCCTCACCGGCCTTGCGCTACTCAACAGCGCCACGGGCGAGTGCCAGGTCGATTGCATCCCCTTCACCGTGCAGATGCGCGAATTGAGCCTGGCGACCATCCAGCGCTACCTGCAGGCCGAGCAGCCGTATGACTGTGCTGGCAGCTTCAAGGCCGAGGGATTGGGCGTGAGCCTGTTCCAAAGCACCCACGGGCCGGACGCGACCAGCCTGGTGGGGCTGCCGTTGATTCGCTTGGTGGATATGTTGATTCAGGAAGGTGTGGCGGTGCCGTGA
- a CDS encoding S49 family peptidase gives MSDEWKAPSAEKSSDDKSWQLLEKTLLASVQEQRRSRRWGIFFKLLTFIYLFGALVLFTPLMDMEKSATRGSGYTALIEVRGMIADQEAASADNIIGSLRAAFEDTKVKGVVLRINSPGGSPVQAGYVVDEIRRLRKEHPDVKLYAVITDLGASGAYYIASAADQIYADKASLVGSIGVTAAGYGFVGTMEKLGVERRAYTSGEHKSFLDPFQPQKADETKFWQGVLDTTHNQFISVVKQGRGDRLKDKEHPELFSGLIWSGEQALQLGLIDGLGNASSVARDVIGEKELVDFTVQDSAFDRFSKKLGTSVAEELAMRLGFNGPALR, from the coding sequence ATGTCGGATGAATGGAAAGCGCCGAGCGCGGAAAAAAGCAGTGACGACAAGAGTTGGCAGCTGCTGGAAAAAACCTTGCTGGCCAGTGTCCAGGAGCAGCGCCGCTCGCGCCGCTGGGGGATTTTCTTCAAGCTGCTGACCTTTATTTACCTGTTTGGCGCGCTGGTGTTGTTCACCCCGCTGATGGACATGGAAAAAAGCGCTACGCGCGGCTCGGGCTATACCGCGCTGATCGAGGTGCGCGGCATGATCGCCGACCAGGAGGCCGCCAGCGCCGACAACATCATCGGCAGCCTGCGTGCCGCCTTTGAAGACACCAAGGTCAAGGGCGTGGTCCTGCGCATCAACAGCCCGGGCGGCAGCCCGGTGCAGGCCGGTTACGTCGTCGACGAGATCCGCCGCCTGCGCAAGGAGCATCCAGACGTCAAGCTGTACGCGGTGATCACCGACCTCGGCGCTTCGGGGGCCTATTACATTGCCAGTGCCGCCGACCAGATCTACGCCGACAAGGCCAGCCTGGTGGGTTCCATTGGCGTGACGGCGGCCGGCTACGGCTTTGTCGGTACCATGGAGAAGCTGGGTGTGGAGCGCCGCGCCTACACGTCGGGCGAGCACAAATCGTTTCTCGACCCGTTCCAGCCGCAGAAAGCTGACGAAACCAAGTTCTGGCAGGGTGTGCTCGACACCACCCACAACCAATTCATCTCGGTGGTCAAGCAGGGCCGTGGTGATCGCCTGAAAGACAAGGAGCACCCGGAGCTGTTCTCGGGGTTGATCTGGTCGGGCGAGCAGGCGCTGCAACTGGGCTTGATCGATGGGCTGGGCAATGCCAGTTCGGTGGCCCGCGATGTAATCGGTGAAAAAGAGCTGGTCGACTTCACCGTTCAGGATTCGGCGTTCGACCGTTTCTCCAAAAAGCTGGGCACCAGCGTGGCTGAAGAGCTGGCCATGCGCCTGGGCTTCAACGGTCCAGCCTTGCGTTAA
- the rne gene encoding ribonuclease E, producing the protein MLINATQPEELRVALVDGQRLYDLDIESGAREQKKANIYKGRITRIEPSLEAAFVDFGSERHGFLPLKEISREYFKKAPEGRVNIKDVLSEGQEVIVQVEKEERGNKGAALTTFISLAGRYLVLMPNNPRAGGISRRIEGEERNELREALNGLVAPADMGLIVRTAGLGRSSEEMQWDLDYLLQLWTAIKEASLDRSAPFLIYQESNVIIRAIRDYLRQDIGEVLIDSVEAQEEALTFIRQVMPQYASKIKLYEDSVPLFNRFQIESQIETAFQRVVELPSGGSIVIDPTEALVSIDINSARATKGSDIEETALQTNLEAAEEIARQLRLRDIGGLIVIDFIDMTPAKNQRAVEEKVRECLEADRARVQVGRISRFGLLEMSRQRLRPSLGESSGIVCPRCNGTGIIRDVESLSLAILRLIEEEALKDRTAEVRAQVPIPVAAFLLNEKRNSITKIELRTRARIVILPNDHLETPHFEVQRLRDDSPEAQNSQSSYEIAAAEVEEVQPVAATRTLVRQEAAVKTAPPRTSAPVPASVEQPVAAPVAAPALPEPSLFKGLVKSLVSLFATKEEPVAPAATVVEKPATERPQRNEERRNGRQQSRNRNGRRDEERKPREERAPREERAPREAREDAPAAREERAPRPPREPRAPREERRPREDRPVRELREPLDAVAPAVREERPERAPREERAPREERAPREERAPREERAPREERAPREERAPRPPREERAPQAEQAEKAEALDEELLPNEEALQDDGQDGAEGDRPRRRSRGQRRRSNRRERQRDANGNEVEGSEEGNESGEASSDELAAGLAVTAAVASSVISAPAEAQAHVEAERATAAVEAKPEVFEPAAVEAPVAQAPVVEVPAVQAPVVAQATPVVETSKPAEIQHPLDFSPAPVVEQPVAAVFEAATPHAAEEVAAPVVEFQPEPAKAETVEFTPAVIEAEPAPAPVVEVAPVVEAPVVEVAPVVVEAPVVEAPVVQEAVVAAEPAPVVEAAPVEAAPVVLSNGRAPNDPREVRRRKREAEAAAAAAAAQPSAAPVVEDASAASFDENLQSVEDVIEHHPKALEEAHEPKPLA; encoded by the coding sequence ATGCTGATTAACGCAACTCAACCCGAAGAGTTGCGTGTTGCACTGGTAGATGGCCAGCGCCTCTATGACCTGGACATCGAATCCGGTGCACGCGAGCAGAAAAAGGCCAACATCTATAAAGGCCGAATCACTCGCATCGAACCGAGCCTTGAGGCTGCCTTTGTCGATTTCGGCTCTGAGCGCCATGGCTTCCTGCCCCTCAAAGAAATCTCCCGCGAATACTTCAAGAAAGCCCCCGAAGGCCGCGTCAACATCAAGGACGTCCTGAGCGAAGGCCAGGAAGTCATCGTGCAGGTCGAGAAAGAAGAGCGTGGCAACAAGGGCGCCGCCCTGACCACGTTCATCAGCCTGGCCGGCCGTTACCTGGTACTGATGCCGAACAACCCGCGTGCCGGCGGCATCTCGCGCCGCATCGAAGGCGAAGAACGCAACGAACTGCGTGAAGCGCTGAACGGCCTGGTCGCCCCCGCCGACATGGGCCTGATCGTGCGCACTGCCGGCCTTGGCCGCAGCAGCGAAGAAATGCAGTGGGACCTGGATTACCTGCTGCAGCTCTGGACCGCCATCAAAGAAGCCTCGCTGGACCGCTCCGCGCCGTTCCTGATCTACCAGGAAAGCAACGTGATCATCCGCGCGATCCGCGACTACCTGCGCCAGGACATCGGCGAAGTGCTGATCGACAGCGTCGAAGCCCAGGAAGAAGCCCTGACCTTCATCCGCCAGGTGATGCCGCAGTACGCCAGCAAGATCAAGCTGTACGAAGACAGCGTACCGCTGTTCAACCGCTTCCAGATCGAAAGCCAGATCGAGACCGCTTTCCAGCGCGTGGTCGAACTGCCTTCCGGCGGCTCCATCGTGATCGACCCGACCGAAGCCCTGGTGTCCATCGACATCAACTCGGCGCGCGCCACCAAAGGCAGCGACATCGAAGAAACCGCGCTGCAGACCAACCTGGAAGCAGCCGAAGAAATCGCTCGCCAATTGCGCCTGCGTGACATCGGCGGCCTGATCGTGATCGACTTCATCGACATGACCCCAGCCAAGAACCAGCGCGCCGTGGAAGAAAAAGTCCGCGAATGCCTGGAAGCCGACCGCGCCCGCGTCCAGGTCGGCCGCATCTCGCGCTTCGGCCTGCTGGAAATGTCCCGTCAGCGCCTGCGCCCTTCCCTGGGCGAGAGCAGCGGCATCGTCTGCCCGCGTTGCAACGGCACCGGCATCATCCGCGACGTCGAATCGCTGTCGCTGGCCATCCTGCGCCTGATCGAAGAAGAAGCCCTGAAGGACCGCACCGCCGAAGTTCGCGCGCAAGTGCCGATCCCGGTCGCAGCCTTCCTGCTCAACGAGAAACGCAACTCGATCACCAAGATCGAACTGCGCACCCGTGCGCGCATCGTTATCCTGCCGAACGACCACCTCGAAACCCCGCATTTCGAAGTTCAGCGCCTGCGCGACGACAGCCCGGAAGCCCAGAACAGCCAATCGAGCTACGAGATCGCCGCAGCCGAAGTGGAAGAAGTGCAACCGGTCGCCGCCACTCGCACCCTGGTTCGCCAGGAAGCAGCGGTCAAAACCGCACCGCCGCGCACTTCCGCGCCAGTTCCGGCCTCGGTTGAACAACCGGTCGCCGCACCCGTTGCCGCCCCTGCCCTGCCTGAGCCAAGTCTGTTCAAGGGCCTGGTAAAGTCGCTGGTCAGCCTGTTCGCCACCAAGGAAGAGCCTGTTGCACCGGCCGCCACCGTGGTCGAAAAGCCGGCCACCGAGCGCCCGCAGCGCAACGAAGAACGCCGTAACGGCCGCCAGCAAAGCCGTAACCGCAACGGTCGTCGCGACGAAGAGCGCAAGCCACGTGAAGAACGCGCCCCGCGCGAAGAACGTGCGCCACGCGAAGCCCGCGAAGATGCACCGGCTGCCCGTGAAGAACGCGCGCCACGCCCACCTCGCGAGCCCCGTGCCCCGCGCGAAGAGCGTCGCCCACGTGAAGACCGCCCGGTACGCGAACTGCGCGAGCCGCTGGACGCCGTAGCGCCAGCCGTACGTGAAGAACGCCCGGAACGTGCACCACGTGAAGAACGTGCCCCTCGCGAAGAACGTGCACCGCGTGAAGAACGCGCACCACGTGAAGAGCGTGCACCGCGTGAAGAACGTGCCCCACGTGAAGAGCGCGCACCGCGCCCGCCACGTGAAGAGCGTGCGCCACAGGCCGAGCAAGCTGAAAAAGCCGAAGCACTGGACGAAGAACTGCTGCCGAACGAAGAAGCCCTGCAGGATGATGGTCAGGACGGCGCCGAAGGTGATCGCCCACGCCGCCGCTCCCGTGGCCAGCGTCGTCGCAGCAACCGTCGTGAGCGTCAGCGTGATGCCAACGGCAACGAAGTGGAAGGTTCGGAAGAAGGCAATGAGTCGGGCGAAGCTTCCAGCGACGAACTGGCTGCAGGCCTGGCCGTGACCGCCGCCGTTGCCAGCAGCGTGATCAGCGCCCCAGCCGAGGCCCAGGCCCACGTTGAAGCTGAACGCGCCACCGCTGCTGTCGAAGCCAAACCTGAAGTGTTCGAGCCGGCTGCCGTGGAAGCGCCAGTAGCTCAAGCACCGGTCGTGGAAGTACCTGCCGTCCAAGCCCCGGTGGTTGCCCAAGCAACACCTGTGGTCGAAACCAGCAAGCCTGCCGAAATCCAGCACCCGTTGGACTTCAGCCCCGCACCTGTGGTGGAGCAACCGGTTGCCGCGGTTTTTGAAGCAGCCACGCCCCACGCTGCCGAAGAAGTCGCCGCCCCCGTGGTTGAATTCCAACCGGAACCTGCCAAGGCAGAAACGGTTGAGTTCACCCCGGCCGTGATCGAAGCCGAACCTGCCCCGGCCCCCGTGGTCGAGGTTGCACCGGTGGTTGAAGCGCCTGTCGTCGAAGTGGCCCCTGTGGTCGTCGAAGCGCCGGTCGTAGAAGCCCCAGTGGTTCAAGAAGCCGTTGTGGCCGCCGAGCCTGCTCCAGTCGTAGAGGCAGCTCCAGTAGAAGCCGCTCCGGTAGTACTGAGCAATGGTCGCGCCCCTAACGACCCTCGCGAAGTGCGTCGTCGCAAGCGTGAAGCCGAAGCAGCCGCCGCTGCCGCCGCTGCACAGCCAAGCGCCGCACCAGTTGTCGAAGACGCCAGTGCTGCATCGTTCGACGAGAACCTGCAGTCGGTTGAAGACGTGATCGAGCACCACCCAAAAGCCCTGGAAGAAGCCCACGAGCCTAAACCACTCGCCTGA
- a CDS encoding HAD-IA family hydrolase, which yields MRRDYQLLIFDWDGTLADSIGRIVEAMKVAARAAGYPERGDEAIKGIIGLALPEAILTLYPEMDDGQVIAFRQHYADCYMAMDAEPSPLFPGVLESLEAFRAAGYRLAVATGKARRGLDRVLQAHGWEDYFDITRAADETRSKPHPLMLEEILAHCQVAPQKALMVGDSAFDLLMANNAGMDSVAVGYGAMALDALRVHQPRLAIERFTDLHAWLNQPAP from the coding sequence TTGCGCCGTGATTACCAACTGCTGATTTTTGACTGGGACGGCACCCTGGCTGACTCCATTGGTCGGATTGTCGAGGCCATGAAGGTCGCGGCGCGCGCTGCCGGTTATCCGGAGCGGGGCGACGAGGCCATCAAGGGCATCATCGGCCTGGCGCTTCCAGAGGCAATTCTTACGCTGTATCCGGAAATGGATGACGGACAAGTCATTGCCTTTCGTCAACACTATGCCGATTGCTACATGGCCATGGATGCCGAGCCTTCGCCGCTGTTCCCAGGCGTGCTGGAGTCGCTTGAAGCGTTTCGCGCGGCCGGCTATCGCCTGGCGGTGGCCACCGGCAAGGCCCGTCGCGGGCTGGACCGGGTGTTGCAGGCGCACGGTTGGGAGGATTATTTCGACATCACCCGTGCTGCCGATGAAACCCGCAGCAAGCCGCACCCTCTGATGCTGGAAGAGATCCTCGCCCATTGCCAGGTAGCCCCGCAAAAGGCCCTGATGGTCGGTGATTCGGCGTTTGACTTGTTGATGGCCAACAATGCGGGTATGGACAGCGTGGCGGTCGGTTATGGCGCCATGGCCCTGGATGCGTTGCGGGTTCATCAGCCCAGGTTGGCGATTGAGCGGTTCACGGATTTGCACGCCTGGCTGAACCAGCCGGCGCCCTGA
- the rpmF gene encoding 50S ribosomal protein L32 yields the protein MAVQQNKKSRSARDMRRSHDALEASTLSVEKTTGEVHLRHHVSPEGVYRGRKVIDKGADE from the coding sequence ATGGCTGTTCAGCAGAACAAAAAATCCCGCTCTGCCCGTGACATGCGCCGTTCGCACGACGCACTCGAGGCTAGCACCCTGTCCGTGGAAAAGACCACTGGTGAAGTTCACCTGCGTCACCACGTATCGCCAGAAGGCGTATACCGTGGCCGTAAAGTGATCGACAAGGGCGCTGACGAGTAA
- a CDS encoding YceD family protein, whose protein sequence is MLNDPIPPHVDPRKLADRGTTLQGELLLADLERLCDPLSDTVGTVQAKFVFERDERKSVVIHSFIDTEVKMVCQRCLELVTLPIHSECSYAVVKEGANTQSLPKGYDVLELGEDPLDLQALIEEELLLALPIVPAHHPEECQQPAGLDEPEPCEDEVTRSNPFSVLAQLKRDPNV, encoded by the coding sequence ATGTTGAATGACCCGATTCCACCTCACGTTGACCCGCGCAAATTGGCTGACCGTGGCACCACCCTTCAAGGTGAACTGCTGCTGGCCGATTTGGAGAGACTCTGCGACCCGCTTTCCGACACTGTCGGTACGGTGCAGGCTAAATTCGTTTTTGAACGAGATGAACGTAAGTCTGTGGTAATCCACAGTTTTATCGACACCGAAGTCAAAATGGTTTGCCAGCGTTGTCTTGAGCTGGTCACCCTGCCGATTCACAGCGAATGCAGTTACGCTGTGGTGAAGGAGGGTGCGAATACCCAGTCGTTACCGAAAGGCTATGACGTGCTGGAACTGGGCGAAGATCCATTGGATCTGCAGGCATTGATCGAGGAGGAGCTTTTGCTCGCCTTGCCCATTGTGCCTGCTCATCATCCGGAAGAATGCCAGCAGCCGGCGGGTCTCGATGAGCCCGAGCCGTGCGAGGACGAGGTAACGCGGTCCAACCCGTTCAGTGTATTGGCGCAGTTAAAGCGTGACCCAAACGTTTAG
- the fabD gene encoding ACP S-malonyltransferase has translation MSASLAFVFPGQGSQSLGMLAELGAQYPLVLDTFKEASDALGYDLWALTQEGPVESLNQTDKTQPAILAASVALWRLWLAEGGERPTFVAGHSLGEYSALVAAGCLSLGDAVKLVERRGQLMQEAVPAGQGAMAAILGLDDAVVVNACAEAAQGEVVSAVNFNSPGQVVIAGSKAAVERAIELLKAAGAKRALPLPVSVPSHCALMKPAAERFAESINAIDWQVPQIPVVQNVSAAVPADLDTLKRDLLEQLYKPVRWVESVQYLAAQGAPRLVECGPGKVLAGLNKRCADGVSTENLNTPDAFAAARAAQA, from the coding sequence ATGTCTGCATCCCTCGCATTCGTCTTTCCAGGACAAGGTTCACAGTCCCTCGGCATGTTGGCCGAGTTGGGCGCTCAGTATCCGCTGGTTCTGGATACCTTCAAGGAAGCGTCTGACGCACTGGGTTACGACCTGTGGGCGTTGACCCAGGAAGGTCCGGTCGAAAGCCTCAACCAGACCGACAAGACCCAGCCGGCGATCCTCGCCGCTTCCGTGGCGCTGTGGCGCCTGTGGTTGGCCGAAGGTGGCGAGCGCCCGACGTTCGTCGCCGGTCACAGCCTGGGCGAATACAGCGCCTTGGTGGCTGCCGGTTGCCTGAGCCTGGGCGACGCGGTCAAGCTGGTGGAGCGCCGCGGCCAGTTGATGCAGGAAGCGGTGCCGGCCGGGCAGGGCGCCATGGCGGCGATCCTCGGCCTGGACGATGCCGTGGTGGTCAATGCCTGCGCCGAAGCGGCCCAGGGTGAGGTTGTCAGCGCGGTGAACTTCAACTCCCCGGGCCAGGTGGTGATTGCCGGTTCCAAGGCCGCCGTGGAGCGTGCCATCGAGCTGCTCAAGGCTGCTGGCGCCAAGCGTGCGCTGCCGCTGCCGGTCAGCGTGCCGTCGCACTGCGCCTTGATGAAGCCGGCTGCCGAGCGCTTTGCCGAGTCGATCAACGCCATCGACTGGCAAGTGCCGCAGATCCCCGTGGTGCAAAACGTCAGCGCAGCCGTGCCGGCTGACCTGGACACCCTCAAGCGTGACCTGCTCGAGCAGTTGTACAAGCCTGTGCGCTGGGTCGAGTCGGTCCAGTACCTGGCGGCCCAGGGCGCGCCGCGCCTGGTCGAATGCGGCCCGGGCAAGGTGCTCGCCGGCCTGAACAAACGCTGCGCCGATGGCGTCAGCACTGAAAACCTGAACACCCCAGACGCCTTCGCCGCCGCCCGTGCGGCGCAGGCTTGA
- the fabG gene encoding 3-oxoacyl-ACP reductase FabG — protein MSLQGKVALVTGASRGIGQAIALELGRLGATVIGTATSASGAERIAATLKEHGVTGTGLELNVCSNESVAAALAAITEQFGAPTILVNNAGITRDNLMLRMKDEEWHDVIDTNLNSLYRLSKGVLRGMTKARWGRIISIGSVVGAMGNVGQVNYAAAKAGLEGFSRALAREVGSRAITVNSVAPGFIDTDMTRELPEAQREALQTQIPLGRLGQAQEIANVVAFLASEGAGYVTGATIPVNGGMYM, from the coding sequence ATGAGCCTGCAAGGTAAAGTTGCACTGGTCACCGGTGCGAGCCGTGGCATTGGCCAGGCTATCGCCCTTGAACTGGGTCGTCTGGGCGCTACCGTGATCGGTACCGCCACGTCGGCTTCCGGTGCCGAACGTATTGCCGCCACGCTCAAGGAGCACGGTGTCACCGGTACTGGCCTGGAATTGAATGTCTGCAGCAACGAATCGGTGGCCGCGGCCCTGGCCGCCATCACCGAGCAGTTCGGTGCGCCGACCATCCTGGTCAACAATGCCGGCATCACCCGCGACAATTTGATGCTGCGCATGAAGGATGAGGAGTGGCATGATGTCATCGATACCAACCTCAACAGCCTGTACCGCCTGTCCAAGGGCGTGCTGCGCGGCATGACCAAGGCGCGCTGGGGCCGAATCATCAGTATCGGTTCAGTGGTAGGTGCCATGGGTAACGTTGGCCAAGTAAACTATGCTGCAGCCAAGGCTGGCCTCGAAGGCTTCAGCCGTGCGTTAGCCCGTGAAGTGGGCTCGCGTGCGATCACGGTCAATTCGGTGGCACCAGGCTTCATCGACACCGACATGACCCGTGAGCTGCCTGAGGCTCAGCGTGAAGCGTTGCAGACCCAGATCCCCTTGGGGCGTCTGGGCCAGGCGCAGGAAATCGCCAATGTGGTGGCTTTCCTGGCCTCTGAAGGTGCAGGTTACGTGACTGGCGCTACAATCCCAGTCAACGGCGGCATGTACATGTAA
- the acpP gene encoding acyl carrier protein, translated as MSTIEERVKKIVAEQLGVKEEEVVNTASFVEDLGADSLDTVELVMALEEEFETEIPDEEAEKITTVQAAIDYVTSHQA; from the coding sequence ATGAGCACCATCGAAGAACGCGTCAAGAAAATCGTCGCCGAGCAACTGGGCGTTAAAGAAGAAGAAGTGGTCAACACTGCTTCCTTCGTTGAAGATCTGGGTGCCGATTCCCTTGACACCGTTGAGCTGGTGATGGCTCTGGAAGAGGAATTCGAGACCGAAATCCCGGACGAAGAAGCTGAGAAGATCACTACCGTTCAAGCGGCCATCGATTACGTCACTAGCCACCAGGCTTAA
- the rluC gene encoding 23S rRNA pseudouridine(955/2504/2580) synthase RluC: protein MTTTTSPTSGVQLIEVAPELAGQRIDNFLINVLKGVPKTLVYRIVRKGEVRVNKGRIKPEYKIQAGDIIRVPPVRLPERDEPVPVAQGLLQRLEAAIVYEDKALIVLNKPAGIAVHGGSGLTFGVIEAFRQMRPDAKELELVHRLDRDTSGLLMIAKKRSMLRHLHAALRGDGVDKRYMALVRGHWATAQKSVRAPLAKSNLRSGERMVEVNEEGKEALTMFKVLRRFGDFATMVEARPITGRTHQIRVHTLHAGHAIAGDSKYGDEDFSREIRDLGGKRLFLHAYQLTVPLPDGGELKLEAPVDEMWAKTVERLLAP from the coding sequence ATGACGACTACAACCTCTCCAACCTCCGGCGTCCAGCTGATCGAGGTTGCGCCGGAACTTGCCGGCCAACGTATTGATAACTTTCTGATTAACGTGCTCAAGGGTGTGCCTAAAACCCTGGTCTATCGCATTGTTCGCAAGGGCGAAGTGCGCGTTAACAAGGGAAGGATCAAGCCCGAGTACAAAATCCAGGCCGGGGACATCATCCGCGTGCCGCCCGTTCGTCTGCCCGAACGCGACGAGCCGGTGCCGGTTGCCCAGGGTTTGTTGCAGCGCCTGGAGGCGGCCATTGTCTACGAGGACAAGGCCCTTATCGTGCTCAACAAGCCGGCCGGCATCGCCGTGCATGGCGGCAGCGGCCTGACCTTTGGCGTGATCGAGGCCTTTCGTCAGATGCGCCCGGATGCCAAGGAGTTGGAGCTGGTGCACCGCCTGGACCGCGACACGTCGGGCCTGTTGATGATCGCCAAGAAGCGCAGCATGTTGCGCCACCTGCACGCGGCCTTGCGTGGCGATGGCGTGGACAAGCGCTACATGGCGCTGGTGCGCGGCCATTGGGCTACGGCCCAGAAGTCGGTGCGCGCGCCGCTGGCCAAGAGCAACCTGCGTTCGGGCGAGCGCATGGTCGAGGTCAACGAAGAAGGCAAGGAGGCCCTGACGATGTTCAAGGTACTGCGCCGCTTCGGTGATTTCGCCACCATGGTCGAGGCGCGGCCGATTACCGGGCGTACCCACCAGATTCGTGTGCATACCCTGCATGCCGGGCACGCCATTGCCGGTGACAGCAAATACGGCGACGAAGACTTCAGCCGTGAGATTCGCGACCTGGGCGGCAAACGCCTGTTCCTGCACGCCTACCAATTGACCGTGCCGCTGCCCGATGGTGGTGAGCTCAAGCTCGAAGCGCCGGTGGATGAAATGTGGGCTAAAACCGTGGAGCGTTTGCTTGCGCCGTGA